CTTGCTGCTGCTTTGCCTAATGCTTTGTTGGGATCAGCTATGGCCTTAGTTGTACGTGCGAAATTACAGCAAGGCGAAGTGGTTTTAATCAATGGAGCAACTGGAGTAACTGGACAACTAGCGATACAACTTGCTCGCCACTATGGGGCACGTACAATCATTGTAACAGGACGTAATGCTACAAGTCTAGAAGAATTAAGAACATTAGGTGCCGATATTCTTGTTCCTTTACATCAAAATCAAGAAGAATTAATTGCTATTCTACAACAGCTACATAAAGAATCACCTATAGACATCGTTCTTGATTATTTATGGGGACCAAGTGCTTCTGCTATTTTAGCTGCTTTAAAAGGAAAAGGAAGCTATCAACATAAAACGAGGTTTGTTAATGTTGGTGCCATGGCAGGAGACCGAATAGAACTATCTTCTTCTATTTTAAGAGGAACCGATATTAGCTTATTAGGTTCTGGTATAGGGAGTTGGACGGCTGAGGAAATGCAGTATTTTTTTACTGTATTGGCACCAGAGGCTTTTGCATTAGCGGCTAAAGAAAAACTTACCCTAGATACTGTTTCTCATCCTTGGCAAACGATAGAAAAGGTTTGGAATTTACCTTTACCAAGTGGGCAACGGTTAGTTCTTACAACAGATACAGAATAATAAATGAAAAGATCGAATATGCCAGGCATACTCGATCTTTTTATTTTTATCATCCTAATTCTGCTCTTAATCAATATGTTCATTATTTGGATTAATACTTGCATATAGGACATGATCATGATATACTCCATCTTTATAGGTGTACGCTTTTAAAAGTCCTTCTTTTTGCATGCCTATTTTCTCCATAATTCGGCCAGAAGCTTCATTAAAGCTAAAGTAAGAAGCAAAAATTCGTTTCAGGTTAAGTTCATTAAATCCAAAGGACAACAGGGCCTGAGCCGCTTCCGTTACATAGCCTTTATTCCAATGAGATTCATCTAACCAATACCCAAGCTCTGCATTGTTGTTTACTTTATTGATACCTAAACCAATACCTCCAATAATTTGAGGCTGATCTTTTAATCGAATCGCAAAAATATAAGCTGTTTCCTGGTCCAAACCTTGTTCAGCTAATTCTACCCAAAAACGAGCACTTCCTTCTGTATAGGGAAAGGGGATATTGGTTGTATTTCGATTGTAGATTGGATTCTGCATAATCTCAAGTAAAAGAGGTATATCCGTGTCCATGGGTTGATTTAACACTAATCGATCCGTTTGTATTGCTAGGTGTTTCATGATTTTGCCTTTCTATAAAAATACTATTTTTTTAGAAAAATTCACACAAAAAACTGTTGATGGATGAACAATGCGGATGAAAGTAAAAGAATACAAACGAGCTTTAAATCGTAAGTAAATGGAATAAATAAAAAGAGTTATTTCAAGATTTGAAATAACTCTTTTTTGGTATTTAATCTTTTGTTGTTTTTAGCAATCTCCTAAAAGTGCTACCAAAGCATACGCTTCGTCATAACCGCCATAACTAGCAATAAGATCTTCTGTTAATTCAACTACCTCTTCACCAGTAAAACAGCCTACTTCTGTTAGGATTAATTCTCCTGTATGACTATTATATACCTCAATACGGTATACCGATCGTTCCACTTCATCATTCTGCTCTACAACTGATTTTTCAATTGATGTAGCTGTTGTTACTGTACTTGCTACCATTGTGCTTGCCCCTAATACAACTAGAGCTGCAGCTAAAAATAATCCTTTTTTCATAATAGTATAATTTTAAATTAATTATGTTAAATTAATATTTATATTTTAATATTTTAAAACATTGTGTTTGTTTTAGTTTTTTTAAAATAAAATCTATTGCTGATGTTAATTTTTTTAACAATTATATTCTTTTTTAAAATAGGAGGACTAAATAGAGCCTATATCCTGTCTTATTTTACTTGTTGCACATAATAAATGAGGGGGAAAACCCTACTTCTAAAAGCAATCTGTCCTCAAGTAGTATAAAATCCCTAATTAATGGTAGAATAGTCAGGATTTGTGCTATTTTGACAGCAAAACAGTTACTACATTTGCCTCGTTAATCTAATCAATATCGCCTATATATAGGTGTTTAACTAGATAAACAACAACTTTTCCAACTTCTATCCCGTATCGAGTATTTAGTAAAGAAAAGTTAAAGTATTGATTCCATTCAAAAGGTAGAGGAAACTAGTTCACCAGGAATCGAAACTCAGTATAAAATTTGACTTTAGTGTAGGACTTAAAGCTAATAGTCGAATCAAAAAGGACCTTAAGTCTAGGTACCTTTATTTGTTTTAGTTGAATGTATATAGTGAATTAAAGAGGAAAGCGATGCATGAATTGTCAATCGTGAAAGATATCTTTTCTACATTGGAAGAGCATTATGAGGCTAGAGTAGAAGATATCCAAAAAATAGAAATTACAGCAGGGTTACTATCGAATGTACAACCTGTTTTGATACAAAATGCGTTTGATGCTTTTATTACAGAGCATCATAGCTATAAACACATGGAACTGGAGGTTGTTGTACAAGATATCATAGCCCATTGCCAGACCTGTAATAAAGATTTTAAAGTAGAATATCATCGTTTTGTCTGCGCTTGTGGTGCACCCTCCACTAACATTGTACAAGGCAATGAATTGTATATTTCAAAAGTTATCGTCAAACAATCCTAATAAATTATTTTTATGGCATCAAATCCAAAAAGTTTGGGAAATCGCGTCGGTTCATTACAATGTGATAATACGACATTACATCTATTAAAGGCTAATGACTTTGTGGCCAATGCAATTAGACAACGTCTAAAAAATGTATGTGTAATCAATGTCTGTTCTTCCCCAGGTTCTGGTAAAACTACATTAATGCAAGAAACGGGAAAACGCTTAGGGAAAGATTTAAATATTGCCGTTTTGGTTGGAGATCCTGAAACAGATCGCGATGCGGTTCGCATGAAAGAAGTGGGTTTGAATGCACTTCAGATTGTTACTGGAGGGATGTGCCATATTGAAGCACAAATGATCCTTCAAGCTTTAGATCATATCGAGTTAGAAAACCTTGATTTATTGTTTATTGAGAATGTTGGAAATCTATTGTGTCCTTCTGCTTTTGACTTAGGTGAAGATTATCGCGTTACTTTATTAGCCACAACAGAAGGAGATGATAAACCAAAAAAGTACCCTCGTATGTTCTTAACGAGTGAATTGATGTTGGTTTCTAAAGCCGATTTATTACCCTATGTTCCTTTTACAGTTGAAAATGTAACGCAAGATGCAAGAGAGGTAAATCCTAATATTGAGATCTTGACTATCAGCACATTGAATGGAGAGGGAATAGATGCTTGGTGTGAATGGCTACAAGCTCGTGTAGCAGCTAAAAAAGCACAAATTGCGGAATAACTCCTCCATGCAAGAGCCTATTTATATTGATGAAGTTCAATTCCAAGAGACGCTTATTGAGGGAGTCGATTGGTTTGAAATCGAATGGTTTGAAACACAAAAGCACTTGTTCAAACGAACAACAAAGCAGGGTATTGAACTTCATATCGAAAGAAAACAAAGGCATATCTGGAAGCAAGGGGATGCTTTATATTGCAATGGGGTATTACTTGCTCAAGTAGTAATCAAACCCACCTTGACCATTCAATTTTCAGTTACAAATGGTGCACCAATTGCAGATTTCACTTATTATATCGGCAATAGACACCTGCCTATTTTTATTGAAAAGGAAACGAATCAATTGTTGGTGCCCTATGATGGTCAGTTATATGAACAAGTAATAGCAAAGTTTCCAACCTATATCACCTTAGTCAAACAGCCATTGCATCCGACAATGCTTTTGACTCAACAACAGACACAAGTATAAATCCATGAGAAAATTATTTTTCTTTCCTTTATTGGTTGTTTTAAGCTTAGTACAAGCTTGTAAACAAGAAACGAAAGCCCCTTCAACTGTTGATACAGACACCACAGTGTACGCCATTGACAGTAGAGGTAAAGAGGTTAAATTACCAAAAGCAGCTACGCGTATTGTAGCTTTATATGAAGCACTAGTTGATGATGTTTTCATGCTGGATGCCCAAGATAAACTCGTGGGTATACCACAGCAGACGTATCTAAACGAAGATGCTTTTGCTTTTTTTTCAACCTTAGATAGTCGTATGGCTAAAAAAGAGATTGCTACACCTACTTTTGGGGGCGGTTCTTCTAATGTGGAAGCCCTGGTTGGCTTACAGCCAGATCTTGTACTTACTTTTGATCAAGACAAAGAAGTTGTTGCTCAACTAGAAAATCTAGGCATTGCCGTATATACAATTGCTAGCGAAAATAAAGAAGGGATTATCAGAGAACTAGAGGGAATAGGAACTTTAGTTGGTAAAGAAGAACGCGCAAAAAACATTACAGCCTATATCCAAAAGGAAATTAAGGAGATGGAGGCAACTAAGATTGACAACCAAAAGAAAGTCTATTATGCTTGGTCCAAAGGGCGTGTTCTTTCTACTTCGGGCAAGGGAACATTAATGGATATGGCCATTACACTTTCAGGAGCAATCAATGCTTGTCCGCTTGAAATGCAAGCACCTAATATTGGAGCAGAAATGCTATACAAATGGAATCCGGACATCATTTTATTGTGGAATTCAAATGAAAGTGATGTGTATGACTTAAGTGAATTAGCCAATTTACCTGCGGTTGTTAACAAACAGGTAAAAGTTATGCAACCCTCTTTTTTATTTGATCCACACACCGTAAAATTTTTATTATTTGCTAAACAAGTGAGACAGTGGAGTTATCCAACCTATACAGAAGAGGCTTTGCAAGCTGATTTAATGGAAGCCATGCATATTTTGTATGCTACTAAAAAATAGAGATTTACTTGGTATATGAAAGTTCGTTTTAGTCTTATTCTATTGGGAATTGTACCCATTCTATTGTTGATTGGTTCACTATTGTTGGGAACAACAACGAATCTTTCGCCTGTAGAATTAGTGCATTATATGGGTCAAGCTTTGCATCACACAGGAGATACAACAGATCCTATTGAAACGATTTTGTGGAAAGTGCGCTTACCTCGAATTATCTTAACTTTTTTAGTAGGGGCAGCTTTGGCAGTATCGGGGGGAGTATTACAGGCTATATTTAGAAATCCGATTGTAGATCCTTTTACCCTAGGTATTTCTTCTGGCGCAGCATTTGGTGCCGCATTAGCCATGTTATTTCCCTTTATTTCAGTCAATTTATCTGCTTTTGTATTTGGAGTCTTGGCTGTTCTTTTAACTTATATGGTTTCATACGCTGGCCAACGAACATCCATTGTGAGTATGGTTTTATCTGGAATCATTGTCTCGGGTATTTTTACGGCATTACTAACCTTGTTGCAATATTTAAGTGATCCGTATAAATTACAAGCGATTGTACAATGGACGATGGGAAATCTACATACCGCTTCTTGGGCGAAAGTGCAAACTGCTTTTGCGCCCATTTTAATTGGTTTGTTGCTTATTTTACTCTTGCGCTGGAAGTTGAATCTTTTGGCACTAGGGGATCATGAAGCATTAGCGGTGGGTGTAAATCCAAAATATTTAAAGCTGTTATTGATTGGAGTCGCCACCATGATTACAACTTCAGCTGTTGCGGCTGTTGGAGTTATCAGTTTATTTGGCTTGATTGTTCCTCATATCAGTAGAATGATCTTTGGTCCGAACAACACCATCGGTGTTTGGGCGAATATCAGCATCGGTGGTTCATTTTTATTAGTTATTGATGATTTTTCTCGTGCTGTAATGCCTTTTGAAATTCCAGTTGGTGTGTTTACCATGTTAATCGGTGCGCCAATTTTTATTTACCTCATGAAGAAAAGTCTAACGCAGTGGAATGCATGAAACAGTTTATTCAATTACAGCATGTATCCTTTGCTTATGAGAAGCAATTGGTCTTGAATCAAATTAATGCTTCTTTTGAGAAAGGAAAATTATCTGTCATTTTAGGCCGAAATGGCAGTGGAAAGTCCACCATGTTCAACATCTTGGCAGGATTAGAAAAGAAATATGAAGGTCAGGTTTTCTTTGATGGCATCGAGCGAAAAGGAAGTAGACATCCCATTCGATTGGGGTTTTTAAATCAGTTTCATCAAACGACTTTTCCTTTTACAGTAAGAGAAGTTATCTTAACCGGACGTGCCTCTTTTTCTTCTTTTAAACCATCTACAGAAGATCATCGGGAAGTGGAAGAAATTGTAGCTCGCTTTCAGTTAACTCATCTGATTGATAAGCCTTATACTGCGCTTTCAGGCGGAGAACGACAATTGGTTTTACTCTGTCGTGTTTTGGTTCAAAAACCAGCCGTATTAATGCTCGATGAACCAACAAATCACCTCGATTTACACTATCAGGTGGCGGTCTTGAAATGCATCAAACAATTGGCTAATGAAGGAACAACTATTCTTTGTGTGATGCACGATCCCAATTTAGCTTTTATGTTTGGGGATCGTTTTTATTTGATGCAAAACAATCAATTGATTGATATTCAATCACTCGAAAACAAGGAGGTACATCAATTGTTAGAAGAAACTTATCAATTGCCTTTACATCCTCTTGATAATCAAGGCAAACTGATGTTTATGCCCTTAATTGAAGTTTAATATGTTCGAAATTAAGATAAAAAAGGTAGATGAAAAGACAATGGAAGGCGTTCTTGCCTATGTTAAAGCTTTTCGAAAGGATTTATTTCCCATGCTAGACCATACAAAAGTTCCCAACGATTTACTTCATTTTAAATCAATCTATTTGGATCATCCTCTAGGATGTTTTCTACAAGCGAATAATGAAAAAGGAGAATTAATTGGTGTCATTGGCATGATGCCTTATGATGACCGTTTTGATTACCTCGATTATAAGCATCAACGAACGGTAGAAGTGGCTCGTCTTTTTGTTGAACCTACTTATCGACGAACGGGATTAGCAACTCAACTATTTCAAGCTTTATTTCAAGTAGCCAAAGAAAAAGAAATTGAATGCTTGTACTTGCATACCCATCCTTTTTTGACAGGTGCTTTTGAGTATTGGCAAAAACAGGGTTTTCAACATCGTACAACTTCCCTAGACGGTGGATTTACGACCTGGCATATGGATAGGATGGTTGATAGTTTACGGTTAGCTACTATATAATTTAAAACAATGAAAAAACAGATACAACAACTAGGAATAGGGGCGTTATTGCTTTTATTTCCTGCTGTGCTTATGGCACAAAGCTCACAACGTATTGCGGGGCGTATTTTAGGTGAGAAAAACAACCCTATTGCCGCAGCAACAGTGGTTTTAGATCAGCATAATATTGAACAAAGCAATAGAGAAGGGGCATTTGAGAGTGCAACTACATTGGCTTTTCCATTGGTCATTCAGATTCACGCTCCAGGGTATAAATCCAAGCAAGTAACCTTAACAGAAGCCAATTACAAAGCGGGTTTTGTAGTTCAATTGGAGGAGGATACGAATCAATTGGATGAAATTGTGGTAACCTCAAGACGAGATAATTCTTATTTGACGAATTCTACGGTTTTAGGTGGAAAATACAATGGTCGAATTAAAGATTTACCTCAATCGATTTCTATTGTGTCTAGTGAGTTGATGGAAGATAAACAAGTATTTCAAGTTGCTGATGTTATTCCAGATTTAGCTGGGGTTACACAAGCATCTGTTTATGATGAATTTGTCATCCGCGGTTTTAAAAGTGGGTATGACAATGGGATTCGATTGATTAACGGAATGCGTTCGGCTTATGGTTTTGGAGAGAGCTATTATCGTTCACCCATGACAATTAATTTTGAGAGCATTGAGGTTCTAAAAGGACCTGGAGCTTCTTTATTTGGAGATATTGCACCTGGGGGAACCATCAATATGGTAACTAAAAAAACGCGAGAAGAACACAAGGGGATTCTTTCTTTTTCTGCAGGAAGTTTTGAAACACTTCGTACAACTATTGATGTAGGGGGACCATTAGACAAAGAAAAGAAAATCTTATATCGTTTGAATGCGGGGTATGAAACCTCAAAGACATTTAGAGATATCAACAACCGCAAGAACTTTGCTGTAGCACCTTCGTTTACGTTCAAACCAGTGGAAGGAACTACCTTAGATGTCGATTTAGTCTTTGATCAATTCAACGGATATTTGGATCGTGGAATGAGTACTAAAGGTGGGGATTTATATGGTTTACCGCGTACTTTTACGTTAAGTCAGCCTTCAGATTTTTTTAAAACAAAAACCACAACGATTAGTGGGCGTTTGACCCAGCGTATTGTAGATAATGTAAATCTACATGTCAACTATATGAAGTCCATCTATGAAGAGGATTTAAATGAACACCGCACACTTAATACGTATGCTAATCCAGAAAACACAATTGTCAATTTGCGCTTTTTTGATCGCCATGGGAAGGAGTATACCGATAACTTTGTGTCTTATTTAAAATGGGATACCTATGGTAAGTATGTGGATCATCATGTTGTAGTAGGAATAGATTACGCCCAATACAAAGGAGATAAAAATAGCTACCAACGAGAAGCGCGTAGTAAAAAAGAAAATGGAGAAACGGTAGCCTTGACCTTTGACATGAATAATCCCGTATACCAAGGAGCTGATATCAACAACTACGTTTGGCGTTCGAATACACAATATCCTTTTATGAGCCCTTATAAGAGTACAGGAATCTATATTCAAGATCAAATTTCGGTTGGTGATAAATTAAAAATGGTGCTTGGGTTAAGACACGAAAGTTATCAATCAGAAACAACAGATCCGAAAGAAACATTTAAAGCCACCCAAAATGTATGGTTACCTCGTGTAGGATTGACGTATCTCATCAACGATAAAATCAATTACTTTGCTAGCTACTCGCAAGGTTATGTGCCAATTGCAGCTAATTTTGTATCGAATTATAAAGATTATGGTGCAGACAGTGCGTTCAAATCAGAACGTAGTTTTCAAATCGAAACAGGTTTAAAAACGGGTTTCTTTGCGAATCAATTGCAAATGGATTTATCGCTCTTCCGCATTGAACGAAAAGATATGCTTCTTGGAACAGGACAACTTACTGAAGCGGGGTTACCTGTTTACAGACAATCAGGGAAAGTTATTTCTCAAGGGGTAGAGGTAGATGTACGTGGACAAATTACCAAGGAATTCCAAATCATGGCCAATTATACCTTCAATGATACACAAATTAAGGAATCGGCTATCCCTTCAGAAAAAGAAGAACTATTACCTGGAGCACCGAAAAACTCCGCTAGTGTTTGGTTGAAATATGTGTTCTCTGATACCGCTTTGAAAGGCTTAGGATTTGGTGTAGGGGCTTATTATGTTGATCAAAGACGATTGAGTGAAAGTGTAGGTAAAGATGCCGCTGGAAATGCAACATGGGGGTATCTTCCGGCTTATACTACAGCTAATGCAGCGGTATATTATCACCTAGATAAGTTTAAAATAGCCGTAAATATGAATAATATATTTGACAAGTATTATTTCTTAGGTGGTTTTGATTATACACGTGTATTTGCTGGAGCTCCTCGCAATGTGATGGTAGCCTTAAGCTATAATTTTTAGCCCCATTATAGAAACAAATTGATTATTTTACTTGAGTTACTTTTAACCCTCAAAGGAAGTAAAATTCCTTGAGGGTTTTTTAATGCTATTGGATGCCAGGATAAGTGAAACTATGGAGCAAAAAGAAATAGACATATTTAGTAACTAAGAATTCGTTAACTATAAAAAGATTTAGCTGCTTTTCTACTAAAAAAATCAAATATTTTATATTAAATTTATATTTATTGACTCAAATTAAAACTTATGTTTACAGAAAAGGACAATGTATATTGGAAAGCATTTAGTGATACTATTCAAGCCGAGTTTGTAGCACGACAATATTGGTATTCTCCAAAAGCAATTTATACGTATAAAGGTTTTTCTATTGTTTTTGATAATTACTATTTTACTAGTACAGTGGGCACTAGAAGCTATGAGTCTTTTATTACTCGTGTTTACTGTAAATTTAATTACCCTCAATCCTTAAAAATTCGAATAGAAAAAGCGAGTTTTTTAAATCGTCTAATTAATATATTTACAGGGAATTTATATCGAACACTAGATACTGAATTTGATCGTCATTATCATGTACATGCAACAAATCCCAATACTTGTGTTTTCTTATCTCCAGCTATTAGACGAAGCTTATTGGATCTCAATATAGAAGGTTTATTTATAGATACGCAAGACGGAATCTGGGGAGACCCCTTAATTGGCAGTCAATATGAAGTAGCTATTTATGTAGAGTCTACACGATTAGAAGAACATGAACTAATTGCTTTAAAAGCGCTATTCGAGACCATTATAGATTCACTTTGTGCCAAATTTTATATCACAGAAGTGCTAACGTAAGCTTCTTTATTTACTATTTACTTCTTTCAATTCAACGTAATTTTATCAAAAAACAGCCATAAAAAAGAGTATCTTGCGCCTTTAAACTGCATCGATATGATACATTTTGAGTGTACTTCTAAAGGACTTCAAATCAATGGAAAAGAGTATAGTTTTCCTCTAAAAAAAGAAACTCTAGTTGAGCTATTTGGACCTCCAGTAGTTTTTCCGAGTGAATACAATGAGGTTTATATTTGGCATGATTTGGGATTACGAGGGTTTTCAAAAGACAGCATTGGTATTGAAACCCTAGAGGTTACCTATCAAGTGGAGGAGTATACGAGTGCAGTCCGTTCTCGTTTTAGTGGTGTATTTACTATGCATGGAGAATCAGATCCTCGTGTTTATTATGATACACATAAAAAAGAACGCGTGAAACTATGGGACAGTGATTCGTCGGGTGCATTTGTATTTAAGGATGTATCCGTTTGGTATTCCATTCGCGATACAACCCTGCATTCCCTTTCTTTAAGTGCATATGAAGAACCCGTAGTCGAGTCTGTTGAGATCTTGCCTTTGGAGGATGATTTCGCCTATTTACACGTCGTTTGGCAGGATTGGAAAACAGCAATTGAACAAGTTATTGATTCGGATAATCGCTATTACAACCTGACTCATGGCCTTACACAAGAGCAATTGAATCTAGTGGAAGCAGAACTTGAAGAAATAAAGTTGCCGCTTCATTTAATTAATTTCTATAAAGCGGGAAATGTAAAATGGGATGCTGTAACTTCTGCTTTTAGTATACACGTAAATGGTTGGGATTATGATTTATTACCTTTTGACCGTATTCCTCATGAGTGGGAGATGATACAGGAACTTTTTGACGAGGAGGAAGAGATCGATGAAGAAACAAAAGATCAGTTTGATGCTAAACTGAAGTGTAACAGTTATGCGAACAAAGGATGGATTCCCTTCGCTGAAGGACGAAATGGCGATTATTTATTGTTTGACACCGATCCAAGTCAAACAGGGGGGTATGGACAAATTATTGAACTGCAAAATGAAGCCTGGACCCGTATGGTAGTTGCCCAAAGTTTAGAAGAATTAATTTATCGTGCCATTTCTTCTATCCAGCAAGAACAAGCTGAAAAATATAAGTTTATTCTAGAAAATGGCGCTTTTTAATTTATAAATCACAAAATGCTTAAAAAAGGGAAACAGTTAGCCTTCGATTTCAAACAAATGAGATGGCAAATACGAAACGATGGCTCTTTTTTAAAAGTTCTAGCTTTTTTATGTGAATAGAACGACGAGGATTAGAATGACTAAACGATGAATTAGCTGTAAAAGACTCAAGAATTGCCTATTTTATCCTAGCTTAGTCAAGATTTGTGCTATTTATGAGCCTGGATTGAACTTATCTTTGTTGCGTAATTAAAAACAAGGTGTAAGACTATTATGAAAGCATTATTTCGACTATTCGTTTTGTGTTTTTTTCTTTTGCGTTTTGGCTTGGGATTTGCCCATCAACATGCAAAAGTAGAGTCTCATGCTGTCGTCTTGGATCAGACTTTTATATCCAATTCAACCCCTAAAAAAGAAAGTAGTGTTGACTTTTGTCAGATTGAAGTAAATCTAGAACTTATTACTTCTGTTGAGAACCAAGATCTTCCTATTCAAACCGTCGACTTAAGCGATGTGTTTTATTTTTTTATGACTTCTGTTTTTGAGTTAGCTTGGACTAAACCTTTGGTAGGAGCACAACAAGTTGCTATCGTTTTGCAACAGCATCGAGCGAAGTACTTGTTATATCAATCGATTAAGATTCCTCATCGTTTAGCCTAAACGATTCAGATGAGATCGCTTCCTAAAAGTGATACCACCTTTATTACAAAAGTAAGTTATTTTTTATTGTACCTACCTAGTTTAAAAATAGGGTAGCTACTCATCTATTGTTCAATTTTTAATTAAAAAATAGTTATGCATTTATTACCGAGAGAGACGGAAAAATTGCTTTTGCATCTAGCTGGGGAACTAGCTAAAAAACGCAAGGCGAGAGGGGTAAAATTAAACTACCCTGAATCGATTGCCTATATCAGCAGTGAGCTCTTAGAAGCGGCACGTGATGGAAGAACTGTGGCTGAACTCATGCAATATGGTGCGACTTTATTAACGCGTGAAGATGTTATGGAGGGAATTCCTGAAATGATTCACGACGTTCAAATTGAAGCGACGTTTCCTGATGGGACAAAGTTGGTAACGGTGCATAATCCTATACGTTAATTCAGACAGTAATACCATGGTTCCAGGAGAATATTTTAGTAAAGAAGAAGCTATTATCTGTAATGAAGGTAGAGCTATAACTACAATTACTGTAGTAAATAAAGGAGATCGACCAATTCAGGTTGGCTCACATTATCACTTTTTTGAAGTTAATAAAATGATGGAGTTTGATCGAGCTGCGGCTTTTGGAAAACGCCTCAATATTATTGCAAGTACAGCTGTTCGTTTTGAGCCCGGAGAAGAAAAAGAAGTTGAACTAGTTGTTTATGCCGGAGCACGTAAAATATACGGGCACAATGATTTGGTTAACGGAGAAACCCATTCAGAAGAAGCTAAAATAGCAGCGATGAAAAAAGTGGAAAAACAATACTTTAAAAACAAAAGTGTATGAGTTTAAAAGTTAGTAGAGCAAACTATAACGCAATTTTTGGTCCCACCGTTGGTGATCGTGTGCGTTTAGGAGATACAGCTATCATCATCGAAGTAGAAAAAGATTTTGCAAGTTATGGTGATGAAAGCAAATTTGGTGGTGGAAAAACAGTACGCGATGGAATGATGCAATCGTCCAATCACTTGAGCCATGAAGGTGTACTTGATATGGTTATCACAGGTGCTATTGTCCTAGATCATTGGGGAATTGTCAAAGGCGATATTGGAATTAAAGATGGCAAAATTGTTGGTGTAGGACGTGCGGGAAATCCTGATACGATGGATGATGTAACCCCTAATATGATTATTGGAGCTTCAACAGAAGTACACGGTGGTGCAGGTTATATTGTAACTGCTGGAGGAATCGAT
The window above is part of the Myroides odoratus DSM 2801 genome. Proteins encoded here:
- a CDS encoding GNAT family N-acetyltransferase, encoding MFEIKIKKVDEKTMEGVLAYVKAFRKDLFPMLDHTKVPNDLLHFKSIYLDHPLGCFLQANNEKGELIGVIGMMPYDDRFDYLDYKHQRTVEVARLFVEPTYRRTGLATQLFQALFQVAKEKEIECLYLHTHPFLTGAFEYWQKQGFQHRTTSLDGGFTTWHMDRMVDSLRLATI
- a CDS encoding urease subunit beta codes for the protein MVPGEYFSKEEAIICNEGRAITTITVVNKGDRPIQVGSHYHFFEVNKMMEFDRAAAFGKRLNIIASTAVRFEPGEEKEVELVVYAGARKIYGHNDLVNGETHSEEAKIAAMKKVEKQYFKNKSV
- a CDS encoding SMI1/KNR4 family protein, with product MIHFECTSKGLQINGKEYSFPLKKETLVELFGPPVVFPSEYNEVYIWHDLGLRGFSKDSIGIETLEVTYQVEEYTSAVRSRFSGVFTMHGESDPRVYYDTHKKERVKLWDSDSSGAFVFKDVSVWYSIRDTTLHSLSLSAYEEPVVESVEILPLEDDFAYLHVVWQDWKTAIEQVIDSDNRYYNLTHGLTQEQLNLVEAELEEIKLPLHLINFYKAGNVKWDAVTSAFSIHVNGWDYDLLPFDRIPHEWEMIQELFDEEEEIDEETKDQFDAKLKCNSYANKGWIPFAEGRNGDYLLFDTDPSQTGGYGQIIELQNEAWTRMVVAQSLEELIYRAISSIQQEQAEKYKFILENGAF
- a CDS encoding TonB-dependent receptor, whose product is MKKQIQQLGIGALLLLFPAVLMAQSSQRIAGRILGEKNNPIAAATVVLDQHNIEQSNREGAFESATTLAFPLVIQIHAPGYKSKQVTLTEANYKAGFVVQLEEDTNQLDEIVVTSRRDNSYLTNSTVLGGKYNGRIKDLPQSISIVSSELMEDKQVFQVADVIPDLAGVTQASVYDEFVIRGFKSGYDNGIRLINGMRSAYGFGESYYRSPMTINFESIEVLKGPGASLFGDIAPGGTINMVTKKTREEHKGILSFSAGSFETLRTTIDVGGPLDKEKKILYRLNAGYETSKTFRDINNRKNFAVAPSFTFKPVEGTTLDVDLVFDQFNGYLDRGMSTKGGDLYGLPRTFTLSQPSDFFKTKTTTISGRLTQRIVDNVNLHVNYMKSIYEEDLNEHRTLNTYANPENTIVNLRFFDRHGKEYTDNFVSYLKWDTYGKYVDHHVVVGIDYAQYKGDKNSYQREARSKKENGETVALTFDMNNPVYQGADINNYVWRSNTQYPFMSPYKSTGIYIQDQISVGDKLKMVLGLRHESYQSETTDPKETFKATQNVWLPRVGLTYLINDKINYFASYSQGYVPIAANFVSNYKDYGADSAFKSERSFQIETGLKTGFFANQLQMDLSLFRIERKDMLLGTGQLTEAGLPVYRQSGKVISQGVEVDVRGQITKEFQIMANYTFNDTQIKESAIPSEKEELLPGAPKNSASVWLKYVFSDTALKGLGFGVGAYYVDQRRLSESVGKDAAGNATWGYLPAYTTANAAVYYHLDKFKIAVNMNNIFDKYYFLGGFDYTRVFAGAPRNVMVALSYNF
- the ureA gene encoding urease subunit gamma, producing the protein MHLLPRETEKLLLHLAGELAKKRKARGVKLNYPESIAYISSELLEAARDGRTVAELMQYGATLLTREDVMEGIPEMIHDVQIEATFPDGTKLVTVHNPIR